The genomic DNA ACTCTTATAGAAAGGATACTTAATATATGGCTGTTAATTACCTAGATAACAACAATTTAGAAAATTTATATGATGAAATGCAGGCCGTATATCTTAATGATGATAGACCTTGGATAATCGGATATAGTTCTGGAAAAGATAGTTCTTGTGTAGTTGAACTTACATTTAGAATGCTTAAAAGACTACCCAAAGAAAAAAGACATAAAGAGATTTATGTAATCTCATCTGATACACTTATAGAAAATCCAATAATACTTGATTATCTAAAAAATAATATAGACAAGATAAATGAAAGTGCTACTGAACATGATTTACCTATAAGTGCACAGATTGTATACCCAGAACTTAATGATAGTTTTTGGGCCAATATAATTGGTAGAGGTTACCCTACTCCAAAGTCTATTAAATATCGTTGGTGTACTGAAAGGCTTAAGATAAAACCATCAAATAAATTTATAAAAGAAAAACTTGAACAAAAAGATGTTATTGTACTGCTTGGCGTTCGTAAAGAAGAAAGTTCTGCTAGAAAATCGAGAATCGAAAAAAGAGAGATAGAGGGTTACCTTCTTACCCCACATGAAACCTTAAGAGGTAAAAATAAGTTAGCTTATGTGTATACCCCTATAGTCAATTTTAGTACAGCAGATGTTTGGGATGTACTCTATCATCAAAATGATAATTTCATAGATTTTGGTGGTGAATTTGGACCATCTCCATCTACCTCATGGGGAACTGATGCTATGGAATTATTTCAGATGTATATGAAAGGTTCTGGTGACTCAGATGAATGCCCATTTATAGCAGATGAAGCTAGTGCTAAAAGTAGCTGTGGAAATAGTAGGTTTGGATGTTGGATTTGTACTGTTGTAAAAGAAGACAAATCATTAAACGGATTTATTGAATCTGGTCATGATGAATTAAAGCCACTTTTGGAATTCAGAAGTTGGCTAATTTCTGAGAGAGATAAACCTAAAAATCGTAAAAAACATAAAAGAAATGGCTCTGTTATTAAAAAAGATGGTAAAATCATGTTTGGACCATTTACATTTGAAGCAAGGCAAACTATTTTAAGAAAACTTTTAGAAACTCAACTTGAAATGCAAAAATTTTATCCTGATTTACAACTTATACAATTAGGAGAACTTAAAGCTATAGATGAGATTTGGGATAACGAAGAAGACTTAACTGGTAATATATTATCAAAAATATATAAGGAAGTTGTAGGTAAAAACCTACCATGGTCTGAATATAAAAAACCAGTATTTGATGACCTTACTTTAAATATTATATCTGAAAAATGTAGTGAGTATGATATAAATATTGATTTATTTAATAAATTAATCATAGATACAAATAAATATAAATATTTTAGTAATAATACTAAATTAAAAACTTCCATAGAAAGAATATTAAATCAACAGTGGCTTCATCAAGATATTATTGAAAAGATTGAAGAAGAAGGCAACAAGGAGTTAAAATATGAAAATAAATAAACTTGTATTAAAAAATTTCAGATCTTATGAAGAAGAAACAACATTCAATCTAAATACTACTAGTGACAAAAATATTATATTGATAGGTGGTAAAAATGGTGCTGGTAAATCTACAATATTTGAGGCTATAAAGCTATGTATATATGGACCTATGGCTTATAAATATCAAGGTTTCAACGCTTCATATATATCTCAAGTTAAATCTAACATAAACAATAATTCTCTAATAAATAGTAAGATTGATACTTTAGTATCAGTAGATATAGAAATCAGTGAAGGCACTGAAGAAAATATCTATACTTTAATTAGACAATGGACTTTCAAGGATGAAAAATTAAATGAGACATTTTTAGTTTATAAAAATTTTTCAACTACACCATTAAATGCTGACGAACTTAACTATTTTGAGAATTATATTACATCTATTATTTCTCCTAAAATCTTTGATTTTTTCTTTTTTGATGGAGAACATTTGTATGATTTTTTTGTAGGTAAAAATTCAAATATACATTTAAAAGAATCTTTATTATCTCTTTGTAATTTTGATACATTTGATATTTTAAAAAAAGTGTTGATTTCAACTAATAGATCTAATAAGAATGTTTCAGATGAAATTAATATTGTAAAAGATAGCTATTTAAATTTAGAGATGGAAATCAATACTTTAAACTCTCAAGAAGAAATTTTTTCTTATGAATTACAAAAAATTTCAAATGAAATTGAGAAGTTACAACAAGAACAATTAGAAGTAAAAAAAGAATTCAGGAAAAAGGGTGGAATCCTAGCAGAAGAAAGAGAAACCCTTAATTCTAGAATTGCTGAATTAGAAGGAAAGAGATTTATAATTAATCAAAATATAAAAGAGTTTTGTAATGATATACTTCCCTTTTTAATTGTAAAAAAACAGATATCAAATTTAGAAAAACAACTTAAAACAGAGAATGATATCCTACTATATTCTCGCCTTAAGGATAAATTAAATATTGAGTATATAAAAAATCTACTTTCAGATAAGATCATGCCTTCTGCCTTAGATGAAATAGCTTTAACTGTTTCTGAAGCTTTAACAGAAGATATAAAGCCAGATAGTTATGAAGAAAACTTTAAATCTATCCATAACCTTTCTGATGATGAGAGTAGAAAATTATTATCTCTGATAAACACTATTTTAAATTTTGATAATAATTCTATAATTAATTCTTTTGAAGAACATAGAAGTATATCAAATGAATTAGCTGATATAAGACACAAGTTAAATACTAGCCTTAAAGATGAATCTTTAAATACATATATTAATGATATGTCCAATTTATCAAGCAAAATTGATTCTTTATTAGGATCAAAGAATTTACTAGTTACTTCTTTAGATAAATTAAAACTTGAAATAGCTGAAACTAAAAGTAGGAGGGATAAATCTAAGGCTAAATACATATATTTACTTCAACATAATAATATTGTTGATATATCTACTAATCTTATACTTATGTTGGACGAAATAGTAACAACATTAACAGAAACTAAAATTAAACTAATTCAGGATAACTTTATGTATATATTTAAAAAGATAATTCAAAAAGACAATTTTATTAGCCACATAGATATTAATGTCAACTTTGATATTTCTTTATATATAAATAAAATATATAACTCTTTAGAGCTTGAAAATTTAGCAAAAAACATAGGAATTGAAGGAATGGAGAAAAAGTTGGGAAAATTATTTTTTGATGATTTATTTAATTTGTATAGCGTAGAAGATAAATATGAGCTATTTAATGTTATAAGAAATAATACTCAATCTACATTTTTAAATCTAAGAACTAAAGTTGACATAGATGAATTCTCTAGTGGCGAGAAACAAATATATGTTCTTTGTTTATATTGGGCTTTACTTAAATCCTCAGGTATAGAAATCCCCTTTATTATAGACACTCCTTATGCTAGAATAGATGATACTCATAGAAATAGCATTACTAGTGAATATTTTTCTACAATAAGTCATCAAATTATAATACTATCTACTAATACTGAAATAGATGAGAAATTATATAAAATAATAAAACCTAAGTTAAGTAGAGAATACTTGCTTGAATATGATAGCAAAAACAAAAAAACTATACAAAATAAAGGATACTTTTTTGAGGTGTAATTATGAGATTTAAACTTAAAACATCAACACAAACAAAAGAAATATTTGAAGAGTTAGGATCTAGAATGAATTTGAAACCATTTGCTCTTTGCAAACTGGCTATTTCAATGTCGTTAAGTTATAGTGAATCAATTGAAAGTTATGAGAACATTGATAATAATGGTCTTGAGCTTAATAGACAAACCATAACCAATCAATATGATACTTTATTTAAAACTTTATTTGAACAGCATATAGGTAGACATTTAAGTGATAATGAATATTTTCCTAACCAAGTAAAGCTTCATATAGATAGGGGTGCAATTATGCTTAAAAACAGATACAATTATTCCAGTAATTTAGAACATTTTATCACTCAAATAATACAAGAAGATAACAATCTATAATATGATTCAATATGTAACTAAAAAACTAAAACTTTTAGATTTAATCAATAGGATAGAAAATAAATAAAACCGTCTATCCTATTGATATAGTTCTTAAAGTTTATCTAATTATTAATCAATTAAATCTTCTTTTGAATGTAGCAAGTGTATAGGTTTTATCCTATACTGATAACAACATATTTTATTATATGAGCAATATCTACAAGCATGTTCAGATACTTTATATCCTCCCTCAACTACAATATTATCTTTTTTAAAATACCATCCATCATTAATTCCAAGAATATAGTCATTTATATATTCATTTGCATTTAGTAAGTTTAGACGATTTCTAATATTAATTATTTTATTTTTATTTGTTACATATAAATTATGATTTGATATTTTACCTATCCAACAATGATATAGTTCTCTATCAACTTCATATATTTTACACTCCTCTGTAAAATATACTCTTTTATTATCAATTCTTTTATTTTTTAAATATTCTAAGTTATCTACTATAATTTTATTAATCTCAGATTTGATGAAATAATTACCATAAATAGGTTCTAGTGTCTCTGGTAAAGATTTTTCAAGACAATCTAGTCTTTCACCAGCAGTCCATTTTTTGAGTAAATTAAACTTTTGATCCAATAATAGTTTTTTATGGTATTGTAAAATTTTTTTCCACGCAATACTAATATAATATTTTATAATTTCTCCTAAATACATCTTCACTTGTAACTCATCTTTATAATGTTTTGCAGCATCATTAATAACATATCCATACATAAACTTATATGGGCAACAACTAAATGACTCTATAGCATCTTTATGCCATTTTTTATCTATTTTAAAACGTTTTTTTGGCTCTTTATTAATTGGAGAAGTGCAACTTTCAATATTTCTGCAATTTGATTGATCAAAATCCTTTCCTATATTCATAAACATGTTTAAAATATAGTATGGTGTATGTTTATACTCTCCTTGATTTTCAATATAACTTAACTTAAGTGAAATAATTGGATTATTTATCAAATAATATAATCCTTGAAACAATAGACAACGTTTATATTTTGCATAGTTTATACAAATTGTATGTATAAAGGAAGAAATATTTTTTGATATAATAAAATCATCACTTAATGGCCATGGTAAATTATCTATATCACAATTAATCATATTTTCATTTGACAACATAGTTAAATGGTAGCATTTTTGTCTCAAAGTATTATTTTTATAATTTGCTGCTTCTGAAAGAATATCGCCTTCTAATTGCTCAAAATCACGCACCAACCAATTAATATCAGTACCTTCTTTGCTATCTAAATAATATGCCATAGTATCCTTTATTGTGTTTAAGTCAGTCTTATTAGTTTCATCATCAATATGAATAATTTGATTTTTAATTTCATCCATTAATCTTTTTTCTTCTTCTAATAGAGGTTTCCAAGCTTTTTCATCATTTAATATTTCTAGTAAATCCATAAAATGCTTTTTACTTGTTTGTGATTTATTACAAAATATCTTATTTGCAATTTCGTTAATGTTTTCAATTACTTGAATAAATCTATTATATTGGTCTATAGTTAAATTAAGATAACTAAGATTATCTAAATTCTTCATTTTATTTTCGTTTCTTTCTTTAAAATATATTAGTTTTTTTATTCGATCAATAAAATCTTTTACATTCATACCATTAGGCTCTTTATCAATACCAATATAAAAACGTAAACTTTCAAATACCTCTAATGGATGAATATCATGCCATACATCTAAATTTAAACATTCAGCTAAATCTCTACTATTTAATATAAGTTTATGATTCTTCAAATCCCACATATTATGAATTGCATAAATAAATTGTCCAATTGGATAACTAAGAAAAGGCTTAACTTTAAATTCATCTGGATAAAATACTTGAAATATTTTATTCATTTCTGTACCTTTAGAACCATAAAATTGCTCCTTCATCCTTCCGACTGAACGTATCCCTTTTTTATTCTTTGTTTCATCAAATATATTACACACTTTATTGACAAATTGCATTGTAGAATCATATTTTATTAAAATCTTACTTCTATGACATAGTTCTTTTTGAAGTTCTTTTGATGTATCTATAAGTATCTTCTGATACTCTCTTTCATCTTCATCCTCATAGTTTTGAATAATAGCTTCACTTTTATTTAATATATATCTAATATCCTGACTACTATTATGATTAAAAAGTTCATCAATATCCTTAGAATTTAAATTTAAGTCTGGGCCAAATTCATTTCTGCTTATCTTAAAGAAATTACTTTGTTTATTGATTACACCATTTACAACTTCAGCAAATATACTACCAACTTCTCTGTGATTAGCAGAATCATGACTATCAATTTTTATATTATTCTTTGGAATTTGAAATATTTTAATTAGATGATCATATATATCATTCCAAAATTCATAAATATGATTGAATTCTTTATTATAACAATTTAATACAATTACA from Clostridioides difficile ATCC 9689 = DSM 1296 includes the following:
- a CDS encoding DndE family protein, with product MRFKLKTSTQTKEIFEELGSRMNLKPFALCKLAISMSLSYSESIESYENIDNNGLELNRQTITNQYDTLFKTLFEQHIGRHLSDNEYFPNQVKLHIDRGAIMLKNRYNYSSNLEHFITQIIQEDNNL
- the dndC gene encoding DNA phosphorothioation system sulfurtransferase DndC, whose amino-acid sequence is MAVNYLDNNNLENLYDEMQAVYLNDDRPWIIGYSSGKDSSCVVELTFRMLKRLPKEKRHKEIYVISSDTLIENPIILDYLKNNIDKINESATEHDLPISAQIVYPELNDSFWANIIGRGYPTPKSIKYRWCTERLKIKPSNKFIKEKLEQKDVIVLLGVRKEESSARKSRIEKREIEGYLLTPHETLRGKNKLAYVYTPIVNFSTADVWDVLYHQNDNFIDFGGEFGPSPSTSWGTDAMELFQMYMKGSGDSDECPFIADEASAKSSCGNSRFGCWICTVVKEDKSLNGFIESGHDELKPLLEFRSWLISERDKPKNRKKHKRNGSVIKKDGKIMFGPFTFEARQTILRKLLETQLEMQKFYPDLQLIQLGELKAIDEIWDNEEDLTGNILSKIYKEVVGKNLPWSEYKKPVFDDLTLNIISEKCSEYDINIDLFNKLIIDTNKYKYFSNNTKLKTSIERILNQQWLHQDIIEKIEEEGNKELKYENK
- a CDS encoding AAA family ATPase, translated to MKINKLVLKNFRSYEEETTFNLNTTSDKNIILIGGKNGAGKSTIFEAIKLCIYGPMAYKYQGFNASYISQVKSNINNNSLINSKIDTLVSVDIEISEGTEENIYTLIRQWTFKDEKLNETFLVYKNFSTTPLNADELNYFENYITSIISPKIFDFFFFDGEHLYDFFVGKNSNIHLKESLLSLCNFDTFDILKKVLISTNRSNKNVSDEINIVKDSYLNLEMEINTLNSQEEIFSYELQKISNEIEKLQQEQLEVKKEFRKKGGILAEERETLNSRIAELEGKRFIINQNIKEFCNDILPFLIVKKQISNLEKQLKTENDILLYSRLKDKLNIEYIKNLLSDKIMPSALDEIALTVSEALTEDIKPDSYEENFKSIHNLSDDESRKLLSLINTILNFDNNSIINSFEEHRSISNELADIRHKLNTSLKDESLNTYINDMSNLSSKIDSLLGSKNLLVTSLDKLKLEIAETKSRRDKSKAKYIYLLQHNNIVDISTNLILMLDEIVTTLTETKIKLIQDNFMYIFKKIIQKDNFISHIDINVNFDISLYINKIYNSLELENLAKNIGIEGMEKKLGKLFFDDLFNLYSVEDKYELFNVIRNNTQSTFLNLRTKVDIDEFSSGEKQIYVLCLYWALLKSSGIEIPFIIDTPYARIDDTHRNSITSEYFSTISHQIIILSTNTEIDEKLYKIIKPKLSREYLLEYDSKNKKTIQNKGYFFEV